From a region of the Lactuca sativa cultivar Salinas chromosome 4, Lsat_Salinas_v11, whole genome shotgun sequence genome:
- the LOC111914051 gene encoding methyl-CpG-binding domain-containing protein 9 isoform X1: MMLFSLDRQLALLALMWTHDVDAQLLGRAVEKVFGKRKRERSIFPSGTKVDNLENYRLETDFSIPEWAKVLDPVRKLPTNVGSRIRNCVHESLKKNPPEWAKKLLEASISKDVYKGNASGPTKRAVIDVLQRVSDGPQTASPPGMGIEDIKTSKMLSNTVMKKCRVVLRQVAEAYDKKEKVLVDKKKKVLFDLLGRDLNCNDNYLKIVFGSVSMRPIDLRTIDLRLFHGAYGASHEAFLEDVKEVWINLRPKFKLVDKMSRDFKL; encoded by the exons ATGATGCTATTTTCTCTGGATCGCCAGCTGGCGTTGCTGGCTCTGATGTGGACGCATGATGTGGACGCACAg TTGCTTGGAAGAGCTGTAGAGAAAGTGTTTGGCAAACGGAAAAGAGAAAGGAGTATTTTTCCTTCAGGGACTAAAGTCGACAATTTAGAAAACTACAGGTTGGAAACAGATTTTAGTATTCCAGAGTGGGCGAAAGTGCTTGATCCGGTAAGAAAGCTGCCTACAAATGTGGGGTCCCGAATTCGGAATTGTGTGCATGAGTCTTTAAAGAAAAACCCACCTGAATGGGCAAAGAAGCTTCTAGAAGCTTCCATTTCAAAAGACGTGTACAAGGGCAATGCATCTGGGCCCACTAAGAGAGCCGTAATCGATGTTTTACAAAGAGTATCAGATGGCCCGCAAACAGCATCGCCACCTGGCATGGGAATTGAAGACATCAAAACCTCCAAGATGTTGTCAAATACAGTGATGAAAAAGTGTCGTGTGGTATTACGCCAGGTGGCAGAAGCTTATGATAAGAAGGAAAAGGTTCTTGTTGATAAAAAGAAAAAGGTTCTTTTTGATCTTCTTGGGAGGGACTTAAATTgtaatgataattatttaaaaattgtttttggaTCTGTGTCGATGCGTCCTATTGATTTAAGAACCATTGATTTGAGATTGTTTCATGGGGCATATGGTGCTTCACATGAAGCATTTCTTGAGGATGTTAAGGAG GTGTGGATTAACTTACGCCCGAAATTTAAATTGGTGGATAAAATGTCACGTGATTTTAAATTGTGA
- the LOC111914051 gene encoding methyl-CpG-binding domain-containing protein 9 isoform X2, with product MYRKPIEEMEKELEEILTSTEIPEAPWETRICNVCGINKDDGKVLIYDKCEAYYHTYCLTPPLSQIPKGNWFCPICVPPQQDNEAEGLENILRFVDKNCEETIMLLDIATALKEKEYWELDADKKTFLLKFLCDELLKTSLIRTNVKEPVVNVMQQKNSLNETSTNLKEPDVNHEELSLRNEFLGIDSENRFYWVFQNTNTSTHHGIVVNDTGMCDSDSGAWSLF from the exons ATGTACAGAAAACCTATTGAGGAAATGGAGaaggagcttgaagagattctaaCTTCAACTGAAATACCCGAAGCACCCTGGGAAACAAGAATCTGCAATGTATGTGGGATTAATAAAGATGATGGAAAAGTACTTATTTATGATAAGTGTGAAGCATACTATCACACATACTGTTTGACTCCCCCTCTTTCTCAAATCCCAAAAGGCAACTGGTTTTGTCCCATTTGTGTGCCACCTCAGCAGGACAACGAAGCAGAAGGTCTTGAAAATATTTTACGATTTGTTGATAAAAATTGTGAAGAAACAATTATGCTTTTGGATATAGCCACTGCCTTGAAGGAAAAAGAGTATTGGGAATTAGATGCCGATAAG AAAACCTTCTTGCTCAAGTTTCTATGCGATGAGCTATTGAAAACCAGTCTTATCCGCACAAATGTGAAAGAGCCGGTTGTGAATGTGATGCAACAAAAAAATTCCCTAAACGAAACGTCAACGAATTTGAAAGAGCCAGATGTTAATCATGAAGAGCTCTCTTTACGCAATGAATTTTTAGGCATCGATTCCGAGAACAGATTCTATTGGGTATTCCAAAACACAAACACAAGCACACATCACGGAATCGTCGTCAA